In Bacteroidales bacterium, one genomic interval encodes:
- the gdhA gene encoding NADP-specific glutamate dehydrogenase, with translation MNVDTIMNDLVKRHPGEVEYHQAVREVLESIEEVYNENPHFRSANIVDRIIEPDRVMVFKVPWADDQGMVHVNLGYRIQFNNAIGPYKGGLRFHPSVNLSILKFLGFEQIFKNSLTSLPMGGAKGGSDFDPKGKSNAEIMRFCQAFMMELWNNIGPDTDVPAGDIGVGGREIGYLYGMYRKLARENTGVLTGKGINWGGSLIRPEATGFGCVYFAKEMLATIGETFKGKRVAISGFGNVAWGAALKVTELGGKVVTLSGPDGYIYDPEGVSAEKIDYMLELRASNEDIVAPYALEFDSAQFVQGRRPWEVEVDIAIPCATQNELNQEDAEQLIAHGCICVCEGANMPCTPEAIEKLQEKRILYAPGKAANAGGVATSGLEMAQNSMKINWSRAEVDDRLHHIMTNIHENCVKYGTSGDGYVDYVRGANIAGFLKVADAMVDQGLI, from the coding sequence ATGAACGTAGATACCATCATGAATGACCTGGTTAAAAGGCACCCGGGAGAGGTGGAATACCACCAGGCTGTTCGCGAAGTTCTTGAATCCATCGAAGAGGTTTACAATGAAAATCCCCATTTCCGTTCGGCCAATATTGTGGACCGGATTATTGAGCCCGACCGGGTCATGGTGTTTAAGGTACCCTGGGCCGACGATCAGGGCATGGTCCATGTGAACCTGGGTTACCGGATCCAGTTTAACAATGCCATTGGTCCCTATAAGGGCGGGCTTCGTTTTCACCCCAGTGTGAACCTGAGCATCCTGAAGTTCCTGGGTTTTGAACAGATCTTTAAGAACAGTCTCACCTCCCTTCCGATGGGAGGGGCCAAGGGAGGCTCCGATTTTGATCCCAAGGGGAAATCCAATGCGGAGATCATGCGTTTTTGCCAGGCCTTTATGATGGAGCTATGGAACAACATTGGTCCGGATACCGATGTTCCTGCCGGTGACATTGGTGTGGGTGGCCGGGAGATCGGTTACCTGTACGGCATGTACCGCAAGCTGGCCAGGGAGAATACAGGAGTGCTGACCGGCAAGGGAATTAACTGGGGCGGATCGCTGATCAGGCCCGAGGCCACCGGTTTCGGATGTGTCTATTTTGCCAAGGAGATGCTGGCTACTATAGGGGAGACTTTCAAGGGAAAACGTGTGGCCATCTCGGGTTTCGGGAATGTGGCCTGGGGAGCTGCCCTGAAGGTGACCGAGCTGGGAGGAAAGGTGGTGACTCTTTCGGGTCCCGACGGATATATCTACGACCCCGAGGGAGTATCGGCCGAAAAGATCGACTATATGCTGGAGCTCCGGGCCTCCAACGAGGATATTGTGGCCCCCTATGCCCTGGAGTTTGACAGTGCGCAATTTGTACAGGGCAGGCGCCCCTGGGAGGTGGAGGTGGACATTGCCATTCCCTGCGCCACTCAGAACGAACTGAACCAGGAGGATGCGGAACAGCTGATTGCCCATGGATGTATCTGTGTCTGCGAGGGAGCCAATATGCCCTGCACCCCCGAGGCCATCGAAAAACTGCAGGAGAAGCGGATTCTCTATGCTCCCGGGAAAGCGGCCAATGCCGGCGGAGTGGCCACGAGCGGACTGGAGATGGCACAGAACTCCATGAAAATTAACTGGAGCCGTGCCGAGGTCGACGATCGCCTGCACCATATCATGACCAATATCCATGAGAATTGTGTGAAATACGGAACCAGCGGAGACGGCTATGTGGACTATGTGAGGGGTGCCAATATAGCCGGTTTCCTGAAAGTGGCCGATGCCATGGTCGACCAGGGGCTGATTTAG
- a CDS encoding DUF362 domain-containing protein — MTKLNRRSFIRSALVTGSGLMIEPLGAWSLPAAADDYLLGVHPFIHDHPDAVFIMRTEVEKKTNAAAIQDAGLRFGRSVFGLTDDPGRGVPLTHRIVLKPNLTCRFRWHEQYTIEGSTGIVTDAHFTEGIIESIRELSIEASQVHNREVNCPDDLEDGGFNAMAQETGIDLQCIETPFNELNPAQITWSDMEEGIFFRRLPHIWPVNAPDTWLLNIAKLKTHSTGLTLCAKNLQGTIVKNYQRHCGYWGEPLNVNSADVQDGAFSIIESNYHRHLSQGIPRWDRPGQSGGLWMETWASRCLDNNAVTKAGLHIVEGIYGRDGDFIDGPNEGLAKDYMCNYILFGLNPFYVDIIGHWIGGHEPGNFGLFHLAREHGRISTFNPANIPIYEWDPASGATLRNLSSFTRYPLKTRYLQKDYGGHSEELWHLVDEHCDYAAFGDPCLNIREKHFGLDACYPNPASHRTFIPFKMYQPGQVLIEILDSHGSLAAVLTNHYLSAGSHLVSWDCQRHPSGIYICRMRTGGQTQQRKIMLIH, encoded by the coding sequence ATGACAAAACTGAACAGGAGAAGCTTTATCAGGTCCGCCCTGGTCACCGGATCCGGATTGATGATCGAGCCTCTTGGAGCATGGAGCCTGCCAGCTGCCGCAGATGATTATTTGCTTGGAGTACACCCCTTTATCCACGATCACCCGGATGCAGTATTTATCATGAGGACAGAGGTGGAAAAAAAAACCAATGCTGCAGCCATCCAGGATGCGGGCTTACGTTTTGGCAGATCGGTATTCGGACTCACCGATGATCCCGGTCGCGGAGTACCCCTCACCCACCGGATCGTCCTAAAACCGAACCTCACCTGCCGCTTTCGATGGCATGAACAATATACCATTGAAGGATCCACGGGGATCGTTACAGATGCTCATTTCACAGAAGGGATCATTGAAAGCATCAGGGAACTCAGCATTGAAGCATCACAGGTGCATAACAGGGAGGTAAACTGTCCGGATGACCTGGAGGACGGGGGATTCAATGCCATGGCACAAGAAACAGGCATCGACCTGCAATGTATTGAGACGCCCTTTAACGAGCTGAATCCCGCCCAGATTACCTGGTCGGATATGGAGGAGGGAATTTTCTTCAGGCGTTTGCCCCATATCTGGCCGGTTAATGCACCCGATACCTGGCTCCTGAACATTGCCAAGCTTAAAACGCACTCCACGGGGCTTACCCTGTGCGCCAAGAACCTGCAGGGAACCATTGTGAAAAACTACCAGCGACACTGCGGCTATTGGGGCGAGCCCCTGAATGTGAACAGCGCGGATGTTCAGGACGGTGCTTTCAGCATCATTGAGTCCAACTACCACAGGCATTTGTCCCAGGGGATTCCCCGGTGGGACAGGCCCGGGCAGTCCGGGGGGCTATGGATGGAAACCTGGGCCTCCAGATGTCTGGATAACAATGCGGTCACAAAAGCCGGACTCCATATTGTTGAAGGAATCTATGGAAGGGATGGTGATTTTATAGACGGGCCCAACGAGGGCCTGGCAAAGGATTACATGTGCAATTACATTCTCTTTGGACTGAATCCGTTCTACGTGGACATTATCGGTCACTGGATCGGAGGACATGAACCCGGAAATTTCGGACTGTTCCACCTGGCCCGTGAACATGGGCGCATCTCCACCTTCAATCCCGCCAATATTCCCATCTATGAGTGGGATCCGGCATCCGGGGCCACTTTAAGAAACCTGAGTTCCTTTACCAGGTATCCCCTGAAGACCAGATACCTTCAGAAGGATTACGGCGGGCACAGCGAAGAGCTCTGGCATCTGGTTGATGAGCATTGCGACTATGCAGCTTTTGGCGATCCCTGCCTGAACATCCGGGAAAAACACTTTGGTCTCGATGCCTGCTATCCCAATCCCGCCAGTCACAGAACATTTATCCCGTTTAAAATGTATCAGCCGGGACAGGTTCTCATCGAAATTCTGGATAGCCACGGTAGCCTGGCAGCTGTTTTAACAAACCACTATCTTTCCGCCGGAAGTCACCTTGTCAGCTGGGACTGCCAAAGGCATCCTTCCGGAATCTATATCTGCCGGATGCGGACAGGCGGACAAACGCAGCAAAGGAAAATAATGCTTATTCACTAA
- a CDS encoding acyl carrier protein: MDEIKKELFAYVKENTFKETDSLESDTKIFVEGIFDSMGFALLLDFLETKFQITAEDSDLVEENFESIDAIADFITKKNPALA; this comes from the coding sequence ATGGATGAAATAAAAAAGGAATTGTTTGCCTACGTAAAAGAGAATACTTTTAAGGAAACAGACTCACTTGAGTCTGATACAAAAATATTCGTAGAGGGCATTTTTGATTCGATGGGCTTTGCTTTGTTGCTTGATTTTCTGGAGACCAAATTTCAGATTACAGCCGAAGACAGCGACCTGGTGGAGGAGAATTTTGAGTCGATCGATGCCATAGCAGATTTTATTACGAAGAAGAACCCTGCACTGGCTTAA
- a CDS encoding superoxide dismutase, which translates to MNKREFLRTSAILGAGTLIAPTLSSSCSNSMAQAGATASLVAQSEDGTFLQPDLGYDFNALEPHVDAMTMEVHYGKHHAGYTSKFNDALVHADLHSTDIYKIFASVSSYGNAVRNNGGGYFNHNLYWKFMSPDGGGEPVGALAEALAADFGSFAEFKDLFSATAASHFGSGWGWLLLDANGKLVVSSLPNQDNPLMDVSPVQGTPLLNIDVWEHAYYLRYQNMRNSYIEAYWNIIDWGFVSALYEEALSE; encoded by the coding sequence ATGAATAAGCGTGAATTTCTTAGAACTTCGGCCATCCTTGGTGCCGGAACCCTGATTGCCCCGACCCTGAGTTCCTCCTGTTCGAACAGTATGGCGCAGGCCGGCGCCACAGCCTCTCTGGTGGCCCAAAGTGAGGACGGGACCTTTCTGCAGCCCGATCTGGGTTATGACTTTAATGCCCTGGAGCCCCATGTGGATGCCATGACCATGGAGGTTCACTACGGGAAGCACCATGCAGGCTATACCTCTAAGTTCAATGATGCCCTGGTGCATGCAGACTTACATTCCACCGATATTTATAAGATATTCGCCTCCGTTTCCAGCTATGGGAACGCGGTCAGAAATAACGGAGGCGGGTATTTCAACCATAACCTGTACTGGAAATTTATGTCCCCCGATGGTGGTGGTGAACCCGTCGGAGCGCTGGCTGAAGCCCTTGCTGCAGACTTTGGTTCCTTTGCAGAGTTTAAGGACCTGTTCTCAGCCACCGCGGCCAGCCATTTTGGCTCGGGATGGGGATGGCTCCTGCTCGATGCAAATGGCAAGCTGGTGGTAAGCTCTCTTCCCAACCAGGACAATCCCCTGATGGATGTTTCGCCGGTACAGGGTACTCCGCTGCTGAACATTGATGTCTGGGAGCACGCCTACTACCTCAGGTACCAGAACATGCGCAATAGTTACATCGAGGCCTACTGGAACATCATCGACTGGGGTTTTGTGTCAGCCCTGTACGAGGAAGCTCTTAGTGAATAA
- a CDS encoding AMP-binding protein, which produces MNVYDYLLGESGFLYKKFLLGNKEEITYSELYGDSLRLARYIRETYGEENNILLVAPNSIFFLVAYLAIMKSGNVCVPLNPSIEENNLRYIVDLCEAKVAFVGPGLSSDPRWEMLEMVYDAVPEVGKGKNDVILNMFNANSFDPDRLAEIIFTSGSTGEPKGVMITHRNIIANTDSIIEYLKLTGDDVIEIVLPFYYCYGLSLLHTHLKVGGSVVFNNNFLFLGAVIDDLKKYKCTGFAGVPSHFQVLLRKSKSFKTERFPDLRYVTQAGGKLHKVFISEFLESLPDITFYVMYGQTEATARLSYMPPEYLVEKLGSLGKAIPGVSLDLVDEHGNPVLEPGVVGELVARGDNIMKGYLGDEEGTAAALKDGWLQTGDLAYRDADGFFFHTARLKEIIKVGGCRISPKEIEEVIVTIPGVVDCSVTGIYDEILGEALKAEVVVADPHDPNMAEQAFKKLCGEKLAMEKVPQVFEFTSRMKIAPTGKKVKTLNSV; this is translated from the coding sequence ATGAATGTATACGACTACCTGCTGGGAGAATCGGGATTTCTTTATAAGAAGTTCCTGCTGGGAAATAAGGAGGAGATAACCTATTCGGAGCTCTATGGTGATTCGCTAAGGCTGGCGAGGTACATCCGGGAGACTTACGGGGAGGAAAATAATATCCTGCTGGTGGCTCCCAATTCCATATTTTTCCTGGTGGCCTACCTGGCCATCATGAAATCGGGGAATGTTTGTGTTCCGCTGAACCCCTCCATTGAGGAGAACAACCTCCGGTACATCGTGGACCTCTGTGAAGCAAAAGTTGCCTTTGTGGGTCCCGGCCTGAGCAGCGACCCCAGGTGGGAAATGCTTGAAATGGTATATGATGCAGTTCCGGAAGTCGGGAAGGGAAAGAACGACGTGATTCTGAACATGTTTAACGCGAACTCCTTTGATCCGGACCGCCTGGCCGAGATTATCTTTACCTCGGGCTCTACCGGCGAACCCAAGGGGGTGATGATCACCCACCGGAATATCATTGCCAATACCGATTCGATTATCGAGTACCTGAAGCTTACCGGCGATGATGTGATTGAAATTGTCCTTCCCTTTTACTACTGCTACGGACTCTCCCTGCTGCACACGCACCTGAAGGTGGGAGGCAGCGTGGTTTTCAACAACAACTTTTTGTTCCTGGGTGCGGTGATCGATGATCTGAAAAAGTATAAATGCACCGGATTTGCCGGGGTGCCCAGCCATTTCCAGGTCCTTCTGCGCAAGTCAAAGTCGTTCAAGACCGAGCGCTTTCCCGATCTCAGGTATGTGACCCAGGCCGGGGGAAAGCTGCACAAAGTGTTTATCAGTGAGTTTCTGGAGAGCCTGCCCGATATCACTTTTTATGTGATGTACGGTCAGACCGAAGCCACTGCCAGGCTGTCATACATGCCTCCGGAATACCTGGTGGAGAAGCTGGGTTCGCTGGGCAAAGCCATTCCCGGGGTAAGCCTCGACCTGGTGGATGAACATGGAAACCCCGTGCTGGAACCGGGGGTTGTCGGTGAACTGGTGGCCCGGGGCGATAATATCATGAAGGGCTACCTGGGCGATGAGGAGGGGACCGCCGCCGCCCTGAAAGACGGATGGCTGCAGACGGGCGATCTGGCCTACCGGGACGCTGATGGCTTTTTCTTCCATACGGCCCGGCTCAAGGAGATTATTAAAGTCGGCGGATGCCGGATCAGTCCCAAGGAGATCGAAGAGGTGATTGTGACCATCCCCGGGGTGGTGGACTGTTCGGTCACCGGCATCTACGATGAGATTCTTGGAGAAGCCCTGAAGGCGGAGGTGGTGGTGGCCGATCCCCATGATCCCAATATGGCGGAACAGGCCTTTAAAAAGCTGTGCGGGGAAAAACTGGCCATGGAGAAGGTTCCCCAGGTGTTTGAGTTCACCTCCAGGATGAAAATCGCACCCACCGGCAAGAAGGTCAAAACCTTGAATTCCGTCTGA
- the nadE gene encoding NAD(+) synthase has protein sequence MSKAKFSRDILKIQDMETLIAKLTTRIREDISTRHKRFGAVIGLSGGIDSSVCMALTARAIGPEKMLGVMMPEKDSSPESEELARELAGKFGVKVIREVITGALDGFGCYARRNQAVKDIVPEYDPATYKMKIGIKHEGKGFKLPPLFHLTVVRPDGSVIVKRLPSPQMRTIIAASNFKQRARMSLVYFHAENLHYAVVGTPNKHEVDQGFFVKFGDGGGDLFPIGRLYKTQVYQIAEYLGVPKGIIGRTPTTDTYSAEQTQEEFFYEFPHDVMDLLWYAHENKYDPAEVGEVMGMTAEEIERNYRNFERRTETTEYLRTPPINDYIFI, from the coding sequence ATGAGTAAAGCCAAATTTAGTCGCGATATCCTGAAAATCCAGGATATGGAAACATTGATTGCTAAACTGACTACACGGATCCGGGAGGATATAAGCACCAGGCATAAAAGATTTGGTGCGGTGATCGGATTAAGCGGAGGAATCGATTCGTCGGTATGTATGGCACTGACGGCCAGGGCCATTGGTCCGGAAAAAATGCTGGGCGTGATGATGCCGGAAAAGGACAGTAGTCCCGAGAGTGAAGAGCTGGCCAGGGAGCTGGCCGGCAAGTTCGGAGTGAAGGTGATCAGGGAAGTAATTACCGGTGCGCTGGACGGATTTGGCTGCTATGCACGGCGCAACCAGGCGGTCAAGGATATCGTGCCTGAGTACGATCCGGCCACCTACAAGATGAAGATAGGGATCAAACACGAAGGAAAAGGATTCAAATTACCTCCCCTGTTTCACCTGACTGTGGTGAGACCCGATGGATCAGTGATTGTTAAACGTTTGCCATCCCCGCAGATGAGAACCATCATTGCGGCTTCCAACTTTAAGCAACGTGCCCGGATGTCGCTGGTCTATTTTCATGCAGAAAATCTGCACTATGCCGTGGTAGGCACTCCCAACAAGCACGAGGTGGACCAGGGTTTCTTTGTGAAGTTTGGGGATGGAGGAGGGGATCTCTTCCCCATTGGGCGGCTTTATAAGACCCAGGTTTACCAGATCGCAGAATATCTGGGGGTTCCGAAGGGAATCATCGGGCGCACCCCCACCACCGACACTTACAGTGCCGAGCAGACCCAGGAGGAATTTTTCTACGAGTTTCCCCACGATGTCATGGACCTGCTGTGGTATGCCCACGAAAACAAGTACGATCCGGCCGAGGTGGGAGAGGTTATGGGGATGACCGCCGAAGAGATCGAACGGAACTACAGGAATTTCGAGCGCAGGACAGAGACCACGGAATACCTGAGAACTCCGCCTATCAACGACTATATTTTTATCTGA
- the asnB gene encoding asparagine synthase (glutamine-hydrolyzing) yields the protein MCGISRIYSPKAASVSPAAVRNMLQQIQYRGPDESGIYIGQGVGLGSVRLSIIDLAQGQQPMSDEAGEFWIVFNGEIFNYIELREELIRLGYHFRTTSDTEVLLLLFKHYSEKCLEKLNGQFAFAIWDTRKKELFLGRDRVGIRPLFYYREGADFVFGSEIKCLMESGLVKAEPDPESLNRVFTFWSIPSPGTMFKGVKELPPGHYMVVREHDTEIRPFWELRFRGDPGAGGSVSLSDSMEEFEALISDSVRLRLRADVPVAAYLSGGIDSSATTWLIKQIEPGVLNTFSLGFESAEFDETSFQQKVARQLETTHHSITCKDSDVADNFSQVLWHTEIPILRTGAVPMYLLSGLVNEHGIKVVITGEGADEFLGGYNIFKEAIIREFWSREPSSKIRPLLLQKLYPYLAQFQGRNSTLQKMFFGHALAETGSPVYSHLIRWNNSKHIREHLSKEFLNGSPDPVDSFISSLPEGFGELDLLSRAQWIESTLFLSGYLLSSQGDRMGMAHSVEGRYPFLDHRVIEFATRLPWNHKIRGLNEKYLMKKLMDGRLPGEVVHRPKQAYRAPVASSLTSSRAPGYLREVVTPGMLRKFGIFNPASVEKLLGKMEEGKTVTENENMAVAGILSTQILMDMFVSGNKPYRETEMRVKCPVSYDKFLKK from the coding sequence ATGTGTGGTATTTCAAGAATATACAGTCCTAAGGCAGCGTCGGTCTCTCCCGCTGCGGTCAGGAATATGCTCCAGCAGATCCAGTATAGAGGACCTGATGAATCGGGGATCTATATCGGGCAGGGAGTGGGCCTGGGAAGTGTCCGCCTGAGTATTATCGACCTGGCCCAGGGGCAACAGCCCATGAGTGACGAAGCCGGGGAGTTCTGGATTGTCTTCAACGGAGAGATTTTCAATTACATTGAGCTGAGAGAGGAGCTGATTCGTTTGGGTTACCACTTCAGGACCACCAGCGATACGGAGGTCCTTCTGCTCCTGTTTAAACATTACAGTGAAAAGTGCCTGGAAAAGCTGAACGGTCAGTTTGCCTTTGCCATCTGGGATACCCGGAAGAAGGAGCTGTTCCTGGGACGCGACCGGGTGGGGATCCGGCCGCTTTTCTATTACAGGGAGGGAGCCGACTTTGTGTTTGGCTCCGAGATCAAATGCCTGATGGAGTCCGGACTGGTAAAGGCCGAACCCGATCCCGAATCGCTGAACCGGGTATTTACCTTCTGGTCCATTCCTTCACCGGGAACTATGTTCAAAGGGGTTAAAGAGCTTCCTCCGGGCCATTATATGGTGGTCAGGGAGCATGATACGGAGATCCGGCCCTTCTGGGAACTCAGGTTCCGGGGGGATCCGGGAGCAGGGGGAAGCGTTTCCCTCTCCGACAGCATGGAGGAGTTTGAAGCCCTGATCAGTGATTCTGTGAGGCTCAGGCTCCGGGCCGATGTACCGGTGGCTGCCTACCTGAGCGGGGGCATTGACTCCAGCGCCACCACCTGGCTGATCAAGCAGATCGAACCGGGGGTGCTGAATACCTTTTCCCTGGGATTTGAATCGGCCGAATTTGATGAGACCTCCTTCCAGCAAAAGGTGGCCCGGCAGCTGGAAACCACCCACCACTCCATCACCTGCAAAGACAGTGATGTTGCTGATAACTTTTCACAGGTACTCTGGCACACGGAGATCCCCATTCTCCGGACCGGTGCGGTTCCCATGTACCTGCTTTCCGGTCTGGTGAACGAGCATGGAATCAAAGTGGTGATCACCGGGGAAGGTGCAGATGAATTCCTGGGAGGGTATAATATTTTTAAAGAAGCCATTATACGTGAGTTCTGGTCCAGGGAACCCTCCTCGAAGATCAGGCCGCTGCTGCTGCAAAAGCTTTATCCTTACCTGGCGCAGTTCCAGGGCAGGAACAGTACCCTGCAGAAAATGTTTTTTGGTCATGCTCTTGCGGAAACCGGCTCGCCCGTGTATTCCCACCTGATTCGCTGGAACAATTCAAAGCATATCAGGGAGCATCTCAGCAAAGAGTTCCTGAATGGTTCGCCGGATCCGGTCGATTCTTTTATTTCCTCTCTTCCGGAAGGTTTTGGAGAGCTGGATCTGCTCAGCCGGGCCCAGTGGATCGAATCGACGCTCTTTTTGTCGGGCTACCTGCTTTCGTCCCAGGGCGACCGTATGGGGATGGCCCATTCGGTGGAGGGACGCTATCCCTTCCTGGACCACCGGGTGATTGAGTTTGCCACCAGGCTTCCCTGGAATCACAAGATCAGGGGACTGAACGAGAAGTATTTAATGAAAAAGCTGATGGATGGCCGCTTGCCCGGCGAGGTGGTTCACCGTCCCAAGCAGGCCTACCGGGCCCCGGTGGCTTCCAGTCTGACCTCCTCCAGGGCTCCCGGATACCTGAGGGAGGTGGTGACACCCGGGATGCTCCGGAAGTTCGGCATTTTTAATCCCGCTTCGGTGGAGAAATTGCTGGGAAAAATGGAAGAAGGTAAGACCGTTACCGAGAATGAGAATATGGCCGTGGCCGGCATCCTCTCCACTCAGATCCTGATGGATATGTTTGTCTCGGGGAATAAGCCTTACCGTGAAACGGAGATGCGTGTAAAGTGTCCCGTCAGCTATGATAAATTTTTAAAAAAATAA